In a genomic window of Aeromonas veronii:
- a CDS encoding IS1595 family transposase has product MDSQAFSSMLRSFAQLDPIQLERAQEQLRHHLQRDQLHQALANQSEAVAACPCCNSSHVIHWGRARGQQRFRCKACGKTFNQLDGSALAGLHHKHKWAAYADCLSRGLSLRAAARECAINLKTAFRWRHRFLRYALTTRAKQLAGIVEADEVFVAESFKGRRHLDRPARRRGAKGKKRGHIPLVPLLIALDRYGRESDAVLLDKSLSQIEPSLKPLLTAGTILCTDGNLSYSTIAQNAPGVIHKRLIASAHHRVEDDVFHIQTLNNYVSRWREWMAKFHGVGTDYLENYLAWFRVVNQEPNTSCSWLLGGVTRLTYT; this is encoded by the coding sequence ATGGACAGCCAAGCGTTTTCCTCAATGCTGCGTTCTTTTGCCCAGCTCGACCCAATCCAACTAGAACGCGCCCAGGAACAACTTCGTCACCATCTGCAACGTGATCAACTCCATCAGGCATTGGCAAACCAGAGCGAGGCTGTCGCAGCATGCCCCTGTTGCAATTCCTCCCATGTCATTCATTGGGGACGTGCTCGTGGTCAGCAGCGGTTCCGTTGTAAGGCATGCGGCAAAACATTCAATCAATTGGATGGTTCTGCTTTGGCGGGGCTTCATCACAAGCACAAGTGGGCTGCCTATGCTGACTGCCTCAGTCGTGGGTTGTCGCTGCGAGCCGCTGCCAGAGAGTGCGCCATCAACCTGAAGACCGCATTTCGTTGGCGCCATCGCTTTCTGCGCTACGCACTGACCACTCGAGCCAAGCAATTGGCCGGGATCGTCGAGGCCGATGAGGTATTTGTAGCCGAATCATTTAAGGGACGACGTCATCTGGATCGTCCAGCAAGGCGCCGGGGCGCGAAGGGTAAAAAACGTGGGCATATACCCTTGGTCCCGCTCTTAATCGCGCTAGATCGATATGGTCGAGAAAGTGATGCTGTGTTGTTAGATAAAAGCTTGAGTCAAATCGAACCTTCCCTAAAACCACTCCTCACGGCGGGAACAATCCTGTGCACGGATGGCAATCTAAGTTACAGCACGATTGCACAGAACGCGCCGGGCGTGATCCATAAGCGGTTGATCGCCAGCGCTCATCATCGAGTAGAAGATGATGTTTTCCACATCCAGACCCTCAATAACTACGTGAGTCGTTGGCGGGAATGGATGGCCAAATTTCACGGAGTAGGGACAGACTACCTGGAAAACTACCTTGCTTGGTTTCGAGTGGTGAACCAGGAGCCGAATACATCCTGTTCATGGCTGCTTGGCGGAGTCACTCGGCTCACCTACACGTAA
- the dbpA gene encoding ATP-dependent RNA helicase DbpA, translating into MNNSEFSSLNLSPALQENLTSLGYLQMTPIQAQSLPLVLDGKDLIAKAKTGSGKTAAFALGLLSRLNVNRVDVQALVLCPTRELADQVATEIRRLARALPNVKLVTLCGGTPTAPQSATLSFGAHIAVGTPGRILKHLEQGTLELSSLETLVLDEADRMLDMGFGEDINRVISYAPERRQTLLFSATYPEGIAQMSRGVQRNPVEVSVESLHEGSAIEQKLYEVPFGQRLDALTWLLSHYQPSSCVVFCNTKRACNEVADHLAAKGFSALALNGDLEQRERDQVLVRFANGSATILVATDVAARGLDIKELGAVINYELTYDPEVHVHRIGRTGRAGQQGLALSLYQPNEAQRVNFIEEYQRAPMPLGDLDSIGRDIKPIAPQMVTLSIDAGRKTKVRAGDILGALTGEGGIAGADVGKIQIAEQYSYVAVKRSVASAALKRLQEGKIKGRSYRARKLG; encoded by the coding sequence GTGAACAACAGCGAATTTAGCAGCCTCAATCTCTCCCCCGCCCTGCAAGAAAACCTCACCAGCCTGGGTTACCTGCAGATGACCCCGATCCAGGCCCAGAGCCTGCCGCTGGTGCTCGATGGCAAGGATCTTATCGCCAAGGCAAAAACCGGCAGCGGCAAGACCGCTGCTTTCGCCCTCGGCCTGCTCTCCCGCCTCAACGTCAACCGTGTCGACGTACAGGCGCTGGTACTCTGTCCGACCCGTGAACTGGCGGATCAGGTGGCCACCGAGATCCGTCGTCTGGCGCGCGCCCTGCCCAACGTCAAGCTGGTCACCCTGTGCGGCGGCACCCCGACCGCACCGCAGTCCGCCACCCTGAGCTTTGGCGCCCACATCGCCGTCGGCACCCCGGGCCGCATTCTCAAGCATCTGGAGCAGGGCACGCTGGAGCTCTCGAGCCTGGAAACGCTGGTGCTGGACGAAGCGGATCGCATGCTGGACATGGGCTTTGGCGAAGATATCAACCGGGTCATTAGTTATGCCCCCGAGCGCCGTCAGACCCTGCTGTTCTCCGCCACCTATCCGGAAGGGATCGCCCAGATGAGCCGCGGCGTGCAGCGCAATCCGGTCGAGGTGAGCGTGGAGTCCCTGCACGAGGGGAGCGCTATCGAACAGAAGCTCTACGAAGTCCCCTTTGGTCAGCGCCTCGATGCCCTCACCTGGCTGCTGAGCCACTACCAGCCGAGCTCCTGCGTGGTGTTCTGCAACACCAAGCGCGCCTGTAACGAGGTGGCCGACCATCTGGCCGCCAAGGGCTTCTCCGCGCTGGCGCTGAACGGCGATCTGGAACAGCGCGAGCGGGATCAGGTGCTGGTGCGCTTTGCCAACGGCAGCGCCACCATTCTGGTGGCCACCGACGTGGCGGCCCGTGGCCTCGACATCAAGGAGCTGGGCGCCGTCATCAACTACGAGCTGACCTATGATCCGGAAGTGCACGTGCACCGCATCGGCCGTACCGGTCGTGCCGGCCAGCAGGGTCTGGCCCTGAGCCTCTATCAGCCGAACGAAGCCCAGCGGGTCAACTTCATCGAAGAGTACCAGCGGGCCCCGATGCCGCTGGGTGATCTCGACAGCATAGGTCGCGACATCAAGCCGATCGCGCCGCAGATGGTGACCCTCTCCATCGATGCCGGTCGCAAGACCAAGGTGCGGGCCGGTGACATTCTTGGCGCCCTGACTGGCGAAGGCGGCATTGCCGGCGCCGACGTGGGCAAGATCCAGATCGCCGAGCAGTACTCCTACGTCGCCGTGAAGCGCAGCGTGGCGAGCGCCGCCCTCAAGCGATTGCAGGAAGGCAAGATCAAGGGGCGCAGCTACCGCGCCCGCAAACTGGGCTAA
- a CDS encoding NupC/NupG family nucleoside CNT transporter gives MEYVHFVLGLVMVLALALLANRHNWKQIKLRYIGQLLVVELALAWFMLNSEVGLAVVGGFAAGFTKLMEFAKQGTDFVFGGLVNEGAFSFFLMVLMPIVFISVLIGILQYIRLLPLVIRGIGTVLAKINGMGKLESFNAISSMIVGQSENFIALKNILPHLNEKQMYTLAATAMSTVSMSIVGAYMQLIEPRYVVAALVLNMFSTFVVLSLINPYEPDNTVTDAKALAEGDEHHTPKRENFFEMLGEYIMAGFSVAVIVAAMLVGFIALIALVNYLFELAFGVNFQFVMGYLFYPIAWILGIPSGEALQAGSIMATKLVTNEFVAMMDLGKIAAELSPRTVGILSIFMVSFANFSSIGIIAGAVKALNEEKGNMVSRFGLKLVYGSTLVSLLSAVIAGIMI, from the coding sequence ATGGAATACGTTCACTTTGTGCTCGGACTGGTGATGGTCCTCGCTCTTGCTTTGCTGGCTAACCGCCACAACTGGAAACAGATCAAGCTGCGTTATATCGGCCAACTGCTGGTGGTCGAACTGGCGCTGGCCTGGTTCATGCTGAACTCCGAAGTGGGTCTGGCGGTGGTGGGTGGCTTCGCGGCCGGCTTCACCAAGTTGATGGAGTTTGCCAAACAGGGTACCGACTTTGTGTTCGGTGGCCTGGTTAACGAAGGGGCCTTCTCCTTCTTCCTGATGGTGCTGATGCCCATCGTCTTCATCTCCGTGCTGATCGGTATTCTGCAGTACATCCGTCTGCTGCCGCTGGTGATCCGTGGCATCGGTACTGTGCTGGCCAAGATCAACGGCATGGGCAAGCTGGAGTCCTTCAACGCCATCAGCTCGATGATCGTCGGTCAGTCCGAGAACTTCATCGCCCTCAAGAACATCCTGCCGCACCTGAACGAGAAGCAGATGTACACCCTGGCGGCAACGGCGATGTCTACCGTTTCCATGTCCATCGTCGGTGCCTACATGCAGCTGATCGAGCCGCGCTACGTGGTTGCCGCGCTGGTGCTCAACATGTTCAGCACCTTTGTCGTGCTGTCGCTGATCAACCCTTACGAGCCGGACAATACCGTGACCGACGCCAAGGCGCTGGCCGAGGGGGACGAGCACCATACGCCGAAGAGAGAGAACTTCTTCGAGATGCTGGGCGAGTACATCATGGCCGGTTTTTCCGTCGCCGTTATCGTGGCTGCCATGCTGGTGGGTTTCATCGCCCTGATCGCCCTGGTCAACTACCTGTTCGAGCTGGCGTTTGGCGTGAACTTCCAGTTCGTCATGGGCTACCTGTTCTACCCGATCGCCTGGATCCTGGGTATCCCGAGTGGTGAAGCGCTGCAAGCGGGCTCCATCATGGCGACCAAGCTGGTAACCAACGAGTTCGTGGCGATGATGGATCTGGGCAAGATTGCTGCCGAGCTCTCTCCGCGTACCGTCGGCATCCTCTCCATCTTCATGGTCTCTTTCGCCAACTTCAGCTCCATCGGCATCATCGCCGGTGCGGTAAAAGCGCTGAACGAAGAGAAGGGCAACATGGTTTCCCGCTTTGGTCTGAAGCTGGTCTACGGTTCTACCCTGGTCAGCCTGCTCTCCGCTGTTATTGCAGGCATCATGATCTGA
- a CDS encoding 1,4-dihydroxy-2-naphthoate polyprenyltransferase: MTNTFSVWLLAARLRTLPLACSSILLGSGLAASRGAFDGTIMALSLLTAILLQILSNLANDYGDAVSGADNGERIGPQRAVVSGLITKKQMCVAMALTALAAVASGLLLLGCAFGGQWLQILAFVVLGGAAIVAAVTYTVGKTPYGYRGFGDISVFLFFGLLGVLGSYYLFTKSLAWDLLLPATACGLLATAVLNINNVRDIETDAASGKITLAVRLGRNRAIAYHWVLLGAALLATIAFILIQPASFWPWIFLPAMKPLSDAARTLRESYDGEVLTGALKKTAISAFLFSLLLSIGLALS, translated from the coding sequence ATGACAAATACCTTCTCTGTTTGGTTGCTGGCGGCGCGTTTGCGAACACTGCCGCTCGCCTGCTCTTCCATCCTGCTGGGCTCGGGGCTGGCTGCCAGTCGTGGTGCCTTCGATGGCACCATCATGGCGCTCTCGCTGCTGACCGCCATCCTGCTGCAGATCCTCTCCAATCTGGCCAACGATTACGGCGATGCGGTCTCCGGCGCCGACAATGGCGAGCGGATCGGCCCGCAGCGGGCGGTGGTCTCCGGCCTTATCACCAAAAAACAGATGTGCGTGGCGATGGCGCTGACCGCGCTGGCGGCGGTGGCCAGCGGCCTGCTGCTGCTGGGCTGCGCCTTTGGTGGCCAGTGGCTGCAGATCTTGGCATTCGTGGTGCTGGGGGGCGCGGCCATCGTAGCGGCAGTGACCTACACCGTGGGCAAGACCCCTTACGGCTATCGCGGGTTTGGCGACATCTCTGTGTTCCTGTTCTTCGGTCTGCTGGGGGTGCTCGGCTCCTACTACCTCTTCACCAAGAGTCTGGCGTGGGATCTGCTGCTGCCTGCCACTGCCTGTGGTCTGCTGGCGACCGCCGTGCTCAATATCAACAATGTGCGCGACATCGAGACCGACGCCGCCAGCGGCAAGATCACTCTGGCGGTACGCCTTGGCCGCAACCGCGCCATCGCCTATCACTGGGTACTGTTGGGGGCTGCGCTGCTGGCGACCATCGCCTTTATCCTGATCCAGCCCGCCAGTTTCTGGCCGTGGATCTTCCTGCCCGCCATGAAGCCCCTCAGCGATGCGGCGCGTACCCTGCGCGAAAGCTACGATGGCGAGGTGCTGACCGGCGCCCTCAAGAAGACAGCCATCAGCGCGTTTCTGTTCAGCCTGCTGCTCTCCATCGGGTTGGCGCTCTCCTGA
- a CDS encoding YkgJ family cysteine cluster protein, with product MNREPQADVSCQNCEACCCRLEVMLFTDTGVPDRYVDEIEGQVPVMHRLEDGWCAALDRNTMMCRIYEVRPLICREFEMGEPDCIDERDKWFIKLE from the coding sequence ATGAACAGAGAACCCCAAGCCGACGTCAGCTGCCAGAACTGCGAAGCCTGCTGCTGCCGCCTCGAAGTGATGCTGTTTACCGATACCGGCGTACCGGATCGCTACGTGGACGAGATTGAGGGTCAGGTGCCCGTGATGCACCGACTGGAAGATGGCTGGTGTGCGGCGCTCGACCGCAACACCATGATGTGCCGCATTTATGAGGTGCGCCCCCTCATCTGCCGCGAGTTCGAAATGGGTGAACCCGACTGCATTGACGAGCGAGACAAGTGGTTTATCAAGCTGGAGTGA
- a CDS encoding isochorismate synthase translates to MLAQTHIKQQLDALRHSNVSGFVRLRVAIEIRSFLGWLAAQTLYPRIYWQARGEDRPEYVALGVIHELTEPYAIKQVCANASQHHDDSPRYYGGLAFDPAQSGWQGFGPCRFVLPRIELVRRGECVSLCLNLWLDDHNLEAELQAADAALEALRPETPLPALQKQPWQRQDCPGPAQWQTLVERVTAPDFQAHTPKVVLSRESILTSQHGNGDVCPWAMLDQWARHAQDCFHFGFQFSPEQAFIACSPERLYRREGSHLFTEALAGTIRRSGDEEVDAQLAAELLADSKNRLENRLVHADILSRLAPLAHDATLTEPRILKLRLLQHLRCDIEAELKPGVCDWQLLDALHPTPAVGGAPREAALAFIREFEPYDRGWYAGACGMLSRETSEFSVAIRSARIQPGSVTLFAGAGIVAGSEPVAEWAELDNKIANVLSLLG, encoded by the coding sequence ATGTTGGCTCAGACCCATATCAAGCAACAACTGGACGCCCTGCGTCACAGCAACGTCAGCGGCTTCGTGCGGTTGCGAGTGGCAATCGAGATCCGCTCCTTTCTGGGCTGGCTCGCGGCGCAAACCCTCTATCCTCGCATCTACTGGCAGGCCCGTGGAGAGGATCGTCCCGAGTATGTCGCGCTGGGCGTGATCCATGAACTGACCGAGCCGTACGCCATCAAACAGGTGTGTGCCAACGCCAGCCAGCATCATGACGACAGCCCCCGCTACTATGGCGGACTGGCGTTCGATCCGGCCCAGTCCGGCTGGCAAGGGTTTGGCCCCTGCCGTTTCGTGCTGCCCCGCATCGAGCTGGTGCGCCGTGGCGAATGCGTCAGCCTCTGCCTCAACCTCTGGCTGGATGACCACAATCTCGAGGCCGAACTGCAGGCCGCCGACGCCGCCCTCGAGGCCCTGCGCCCGGAAACCCCGCTACCCGCCCTGCAAAAACAGCCCTGGCAGCGACAGGATTGCCCCGGTCCCGCCCAGTGGCAAACGCTGGTGGAGCGCGTCACCGCCCCCGATTTTCAGGCCCACACCCCCAAGGTGGTACTGTCGCGGGAGAGCATATTGACCAGCCAGCACGGCAATGGTGATGTATGTCCCTGGGCCATGCTCGACCAGTGGGCTCGCCACGCCCAGGACTGCTTCCACTTCGGTTTTCAATTCTCCCCCGAGCAGGCCTTTATCGCCTGCTCCCCCGAGCGGCTCTACCGCCGGGAAGGGAGCCACCTCTTTACCGAGGCGCTGGCGGGCACCATCCGCCGCTCCGGTGATGAAGAGGTGGATGCCCAACTGGCCGCCGAGCTGCTGGCCGACAGCAAGAACCGGCTGGAGAACCGGCTGGTACATGCCGACATCCTCAGCCGTCTGGCTCCGCTGGCCCACGACGCCACCCTGACCGAGCCGCGCATTCTCAAACTGCGGCTGCTGCAACACCTCAGATGCGATATCGAGGCCGAGCTCAAGCCCGGGGTCTGCGACTGGCAATTGCTCGATGCCCTCCACCCGACTCCGGCTGTGGGCGGCGCCCCGCGTGAGGCCGCACTGGCCTTTATCCGCGAGTTCGAGCCCTATGATCGGGGCTGGTACGCCGGTGCCTGTGGCATGTTGAGCCGGGAGACCTCCGAGTTCTCGGTCGCCATTCGCAGCGCCCGCATTCAGCCGGGCAGCGTCACCCTGTTTGCCGGTGCCGGCATTGTCGCCGGTTCCGAGCCTGTCGCCGAGTGGGCCGAACTCGACAACAAGATCGCCAATGTGCTCTCCCTACTGGGATAG
- the menD gene encoding 2-succinyl-5-enolpyruvyl-6-hydroxy-3-cyclohexene-1-carboxylic-acid synthase: protein MPTRKEPASEEFACPPFSSQHATFNHVWSSLLLEELFRLGVRDIALAPGSRSAPLTMAAAAHQGFRRHLHFDERGLGFMALGLAKGSNRPVAVIMTSGTAVANLWPAVAEAQLTGVPLIILSADRPPELIDNGANQAIDQQGIFGRYPVYQQNLPSPTPTIPAAFVLSSVDQALAKQALTPGVVHFNCMYPEPLYPGEHYQDFSDYLAPLGNWLSSHRPWSPWQQNVPACPPQPEWHEWQHKRGVIVAGRITDPEQAQAVATLAEQLGWPLLADLQSQLRFDSRNLIHMDLALNDPAFVAELGRAEVLLQFGARLVSKRLGQFIKHHSWQDYWLVDPQPARLDPDYRLRNRLLCSASAFAAAHPVTIAQAPWHQLAELQHNASQQIAVACEHFSELGVCHRLNSLIEGQLFVGNSMPARLMDMLGETGKGPGRVMTNRGASGIDGLIATAYGFAQSLEPGSDEPTTLLLGDLSALHDLNSLALLGKASRPLVVILLNNDGGSIFRMLPVPSEGELLESYYRLPHGLSFEHAAAMFGLAYRAPTTLAEFEQDYRAALKHGVTLIEIRVPSEQVADDLKALGATIRGK from the coding sequence ATGCCCACCCGTAAAGAGCCTGCCAGCGAAGAGTTTGCCTGCCCCCCGTTTTCGAGCCAGCACGCCACCTTCAACCACGTCTGGTCCTCCCTCTTGCTGGAGGAGCTCTTTCGCCTCGGAGTGCGCGACATCGCGCTGGCCCCCGGCTCCCGCTCTGCGCCGCTGACCATGGCGGCCGCGGCCCATCAGGGCTTTCGCCGTCACCTGCACTTTGACGAGCGCGGCCTCGGCTTTATGGCGCTGGGGCTGGCCAAGGGGAGCAACCGGCCAGTGGCGGTGATCATGACGTCGGGCACAGCCGTGGCCAACCTCTGGCCCGCCGTGGCAGAGGCCCAGCTCACCGGGGTGCCGCTGATTATTCTCTCCGCCGACCGCCCTCCTGAGCTTATCGACAACGGCGCCAATCAGGCGATCGATCAGCAGGGGATCTTCGGCCGCTACCCCGTCTATCAGCAGAACCTGCCAAGCCCCACCCCGACCATTCCGGCGGCGTTTGTGCTGAGCTCGGTGGATCAGGCGCTGGCCAAGCAGGCGCTCACTCCCGGGGTGGTGCACTTCAACTGCATGTACCCCGAGCCTCTCTACCCGGGCGAGCACTATCAGGATTTCTCCGACTATCTGGCCCCCCTCGGCAACTGGCTCAGCTCCCACAGGCCATGGAGCCCGTGGCAACAGAACGTACCGGCCTGCCCACCACAGCCCGAATGGCACGAGTGGCAACACAAGCGCGGGGTGATTGTAGCCGGACGGATCACGGATCCCGAACAGGCACAGGCGGTCGCCACACTGGCGGAGCAACTCGGCTGGCCGCTGCTGGCGGATCTGCAGAGCCAGCTCCGCTTCGATAGCCGCAACCTCATTCATATGGATCTGGCGCTCAACGACCCTGCATTCGTCGCCGAGCTGGGACGCGCCGAGGTGCTGCTGCAATTTGGCGCGCGGCTTGTCTCCAAGCGGCTCGGCCAGTTCATCAAGCACCATTCATGGCAGGATTACTGGCTGGTGGATCCGCAACCGGCGCGGCTCGATCCCGACTACCGGCTGCGCAACCGGCTGCTCTGCAGTGCCAGCGCCTTTGCCGCCGCCCATCCGGTCACCATCGCTCAGGCCCCCTGGCACCAGCTGGCCGAGCTGCAACACAACGCCAGCCAGCAGATCGCCGTCGCCTGCGAGCACTTCTCCGAGCTCGGGGTCTGCCATCGCCTCAATAGTCTTATCGAGGGGCAACTGTTTGTCGGCAACAGCATGCCAGCCCGACTGATGGATATGCTCGGTGAAACGGGCAAGGGGCCGGGTCGGGTGATGACCAACCGCGGCGCCTCCGGCATCGATGGCCTGATCGCCACCGCCTATGGCTTTGCCCAGTCGCTAGAGCCGGGCAGTGATGAGCCTACCACACTGCTGCTTGGCGATCTCAGCGCCCTGCACGATCTCAACAGTCTGGCCCTGCTTGGCAAGGCGAGCCGCCCGCTGGTGGTGATCCTGCTCAACAACGATGGCGGCAGCATCTTCCGTATGTTGCCGGTGCCCAGCGAAGGGGAGCTGCTGGAGAGCTACTACCGACTGCCCCACGGCCTCAGCTTTGAACATGCTGCCGCCATGTTTGGCCTCGCCTATCGCGCGCCGACTACCCTGGCCGAGTTCGAACAGGACTACCGCGCAGCCCTCAAACATGGCGTTACCTTGATCGAGATCCGGGTGCCGAGCGAGCAGGTAGCCGATGATCTCAAGGCGCTGGGGGCCACCATCCGTGGTAAATAA
- a CDS encoding PepSY domain-containing protein → MKNRDSSHYQRIWRWHFYAGLFVAPFLILLSLTGIVYLFKPQLDNLMYPELMKVAPASQTLSADQLLAKAMIAMPDASLRKYLPPAAPDLSAQFIVNRGEQELTLFLDPASGALLGTMDNKWNLQAVARALHAELLLGTTGDRLIELAAGWGLVLLISGLYLWWPRKGPGVGGILWPRMNQRGRLWWRDLHAVVGFWGAGFLLLLLLSGMTWTGFWGDQFAAVWNRFPAAMWNEVPKSAPLARSLNQAHEQTVPWAMENTPMPSSQPVDEAHDHGAMNHGEHEGMVMASQRIALQQVVETAHERRVQPGYSITPPVGATGVYTIALFADDPRNDATLHIDQYSGKVLADVRWQDYGPVAKTVESGVMLHMGKLYGWPHQLAMLIICLMVLASAVSGLWIWWCRRPQGRLAAPPLPAQLPPMRGAIALLILLGIAFPLVGVSMVAIWLLDTLLFSRRAPALTKAS, encoded by the coding sequence ATGAAAAACAGGGACTCGAGTCATTACCAACGGATCTGGCGCTGGCACTTCTACGCCGGTCTCTTTGTCGCCCCTTTCCTGATCCTGCTATCGCTGACCGGGATCGTCTATCTGTTCAAACCCCAGCTCGACAACCTGATGTACCCCGAGCTGATGAAGGTCGCCCCCGCCAGCCAGACCCTGAGTGCCGACCAGCTGCTGGCCAAGGCGATGATCGCCATGCCGGACGCCAGCCTGCGCAAATATCTGCCGCCTGCCGCTCCCGACCTGAGCGCTCAGTTCATCGTCAATCGGGGTGAACAGGAGCTGACTCTGTTCCTCGATCCCGCCAGCGGCGCCCTGCTCGGCACCATGGATAACAAGTGGAATCTGCAAGCGGTCGCTCGCGCTCTGCACGCCGAGCTGCTGCTCGGCACCACAGGGGATCGGCTGATCGAACTGGCCGCAGGTTGGGGACTGGTGTTGCTTATCAGCGGCCTCTACCTCTGGTGGCCACGCAAGGGGCCCGGGGTGGGCGGCATCCTCTGGCCCAGAATGAACCAGCGCGGACGTCTCTGGTGGCGGGATCTGCACGCCGTGGTCGGCTTCTGGGGCGCCGGTTTCCTGCTGCTGTTGCTGCTGAGCGGCATGACCTGGACCGGCTTCTGGGGCGATCAGTTTGCCGCGGTCTGGAACCGCTTCCCCGCCGCCATGTGGAACGAGGTGCCCAAATCGGCGCCGCTGGCCCGCAGCCTGAATCAGGCTCATGAGCAGACCGTTCCCTGGGCGATGGAGAACACCCCCATGCCCAGCTCGCAGCCGGTCGATGAGGCGCACGATCATGGTGCCATGAACCACGGCGAGCATGAGGGTATGGTGATGGCCAGCCAGCGCATTGCGCTGCAACAGGTGGTCGAGACAGCCCATGAGCGGCGAGTCCAACCGGGTTACAGCATCACCCCGCCGGTCGGCGCCACCGGCGTCTACACCATCGCCCTGTTTGCCGACGATCCACGCAACGACGCCACCCTGCATATCGATCAATACAGCGGCAAGGTGCTGGCCGATGTGCGCTGGCAGGATTACGGCCCGGTCGCCAAGACGGTGGAGAGCGGCGTCATGCTGCACATGGGCAAGCTCTACGGCTGGCCCCACCAGCTCGCCATGCTGATCATCTGCCTGATGGTGCTGGCTAGTGCCGTAAGCGGCTTGTGGATCTGGTGGTGCCGCCGCCCGCAGGGGCGTCTCGCCGCGCCGCCGCTGCCCGCCCAACTCCCGCCGATGCGCGGTGCCATCGCCTTGCTGATCCTGCTGGGGATCGCCTTCCCGCTGGTGGGCGTCTCCATGGTCGCCATCTGGCTGCTGGATACCCTGCTTTTCTCCCGTCGTGCACCGGCGCTAACCAAGGCCAGCTGA